The Vidua macroura isolate BioBank_ID:100142 chromosome 11, ASM2450914v1, whole genome shotgun sequence genome includes a region encoding these proteins:
- the NLRC5 gene encoding LOW QUALITY PROTEIN: protein NLRC5 (The sequence of the model RefSeq protein was modified relative to this genomic sequence to represent the inferred CDS: inserted 2 bases in 1 codon; substituted 1 base at 1 genomic stop codon) has translation MPSCLPAIPGAAAPPARLRSPTCFPGRAAPPPPLSLSGAAPPLPLSRGEPQRGQVSAGDGDIALGTPGRDGARRRAGNPTRGWLDTNFCQVQSRLKFPFTLSAGRWPLQQYRCQSTASPWLVPEXDCPCPSQSCCQALCRKGLPPLHAHDXAQISTLNSGVKPPFQNDDLDLLAAVARARPQLVEFLTHCPDWLLSTARRCVPEAALSSLGDITNPREKISVLLDLLEEAGPAAWKHFVQSVCMEYDLPLDLEVLLMSSAGEGNFSQTEESGTDTRAQSSVPTGSARRRRCSSSGSDKDAKQRQLDAFVKYRHLLINSVRQRYRSRRAAEAEEQTQPLPFNQTFVNVVIHQSKAPRLKERTEKPREDMAGAPEAEECADTAVKVSDLLCSEAPPHTTKVIFLFGKPGIGKTRLMHRICQKWAEGVLPQFLFIFLFEFRQLNLLKRKLTLKELLFDMFLQPEDSPDAVFQGLLENAQQTLIIFDGLDEFAANMDVLSSSKRGPALSSPMSISQLFADLCHGNLLPGCTVLVTSRPKRLPDFLFYTVGVLAEIWGFDHEKVEEYVSHYFCQHSFREQAIAHVKNSTKLLSMCLIPALCNIVCICLEYLFLKHQMSVELPQTMTQFYIKMFLIFLNKQQGDCAGDEETQLNCNKKAILGLFDLALRGLEEKKLVFYVSDIPEDVKEFASLHGLLTVFEVKTSGTCPEVGYAFVHLSLQEFFAALCLMVSRRVDKNYLKKKFFLKSKWTLKTETKTEFTESFHIFLSGLSSRECRTFLMLLAEQDEAWVQEKQDVILQSLRKLAATHLSGPKVLELCHCTFETQNLEVAQHIGSLLNFKYEFKNFRLTTLDMLALVFVINSGQDLICLDFAGCLVDTDCLEVLAGCKNVEHLSFRSRRCGDDFAAALSKSLKGMGNLKKLELTGGSITAEGMTNLVQAASQCLQLEEINLQGNRIRDPEVKRVMDLFSRMEKLKKVDLSNNHLSLNAVLSLAKEGIACQNVTELCARVDTMIIYFSGASEKAQRSPDLKLEGNKEHIIPTRHVNLCLQDHRLFSQHAKMIVAILQSCPCLSEVDLSGNKLGDEGCSCLLESLPCISISKQLNLSQNRLSVTGICSLLKSVNTCQKVMELQVSLCRDTAVLRFREDREFASLPPREEPLFSTDDQEHGEENQTPTTSQKIRLTDCNFQASDLKNVCAVLKECGHISELDLSQNYLGDEGLLQLFQCLPKLKMLRSLKFNNNQISLNSVFFLAQSLTTLEHIKTMSLSLGHTQVVHLTFWERVRSTSRWRSGSLARPKQEAKGQCFSLRDCRVGLEDVTRLCQILARCPQLTEINLSGNSLSDQSIERLLSFLPSLCHLSLLSIRKNSLSPRCAVLLLNSINLCERIRVVEVRSSENAFLHLGASMQSQKTSCRLTGCAIGEGQVEELCSILEQHGWLAEVDLSRNQLGDEGLRCLLDHLHRVPGTCSLNLSHNGISQDGVLHLINAFVTSGNTTEVQVSLCSKATLIIKLTSGHDPRKILRLAECNFQPEHLEKLFLLLEKCTSLTEYTSSNNNMTVQAAERLLHSLRKDLGLLKISIEEPWVCRERVVTLLELAVQASGNITEITICKDKTLFQLVIRFPHCLEKTESVVSRLSLCKPEMKHSFCQRLCEKCAQLQQLRWSHMELQEDEAEMLVRILLPLPELKTFGLTSSSVAPAGIDYLISGLQNCQAIEELNLGYMKLSSAAIPGLVLGLCEMPSLKRLILNHNSIGNDGCSRLAEALRKMHNMEEINLSHNEIGYPGLINLAAVLLEMQNLKKIDLSGNCPSPAGGEKLVEALAHCKHIKELLLSRNGFGDRTAVTLALGLPHMTNLKILHFQNNNIRQAGGLELARALVVCGLLEEISIAENDLGEQSIRALSEGLPCFRHLRKIDLKFCGITDDASKSLSLGFRQCPSMEEIILSWNALGDGGARELATALPKMEKLKVLDLEKNRIGACGATKLAEELATCPEIESIRLWGNPVPKGLPEALTSQDPRLCFSFS, from the exons GGGTGGCTGGACACCAACTTCTGCCAGGTGCAAAGCAGGCTGAAATTTCCCTTCACCCTTTCTGCTGGGAG ATGGCCACTGCAGCAATACAGATGTCAGTCAACTGCTTCTCCCTGGCTGGTGCCAGA AGATTGCCCCTGTCCTTCACAGTCCTGCTGTCAGGCACTGTGCAGAAAAGGACTGCCACCCTTGCACGCTCATGACTAGGCTCAGATCTCTACTCTAAACTCAGGAGTAAAA CCCCCATTTCAGAACGATGACCTAGACCTGCTGGCAGCTGTAGCAAGAGCCCGTCCCCAGCTCGTGGAGTTCCTCACTCACTGTCCCGACTGGCTGCTCTCGACTGCCCGGCGCTGCGTCCCTGaggcagccctgagcagcctgggggACATCACCAACCCCAGAGAAAAAATCTCAGTGCTCCTTGACCTGCTGGAGGAGGCTGGTCCTGCTGCCTGGAAGCACTTTGTGCAGTCTGTCTGCATGGAGTATGACCTGCCCCTGGATCTGGAGGTCCTGCTCATGAGCTCTGCGGGAGAAG GTAACTTCAGCCAGACAGAAGAATCAGGCACAGACACGAGAGCCCAGTCATCTGTGCCAACAG GGTCTGCTCGCCGCCGCcgttgcagcagctctgggagtgACAAAGATGCCAAACAGCGACAACTGG ATGCATTTGTGAAGTACCGGCATCTCCTCATCAATTCTGTCCGCCAGAGATACagaagcaggagagcagcagaagcagaggaaCAAACACAGCCACTGCCTTTCAACCAAACCTTTGTCAACGTTGTCATTCATCAGAGCAAAGCCCCTCGCTTAaaagagagaacagagaaacCCCGAGAGGACATGGCAGGTGCTCCTGAGGCAGAGGAATGTGCAGATACAGCTGTGAAAGTGTCAGATCTGCTCTGTAGTGAGGCCCCGCCGCACACGACgaaggtgatttttttgtttggaaaacCAGGTATAGGCAAGACCAGGCTAATGCACAGGATTTGTCAGAAATGGGCAGAAGGTGTCCTACCTCagtttctcttcattttcttgtttgaGTTTCGGCAGCTGaatttgttaaaaagaaaattgaccCTGAAGGAGCTTTTGTTTGACATGTTCCTTCAGCCAGAGGACAGCCCTGATGCGGTGTTCCAGGGCCTCCTGGAGAATGCCCAGCAGACACTGATCATCTTTGATGGCCTGGATGAGTTTGCAGCTAACATGGACGTGTTGTCCTCCTCTAAGAGAGGCCCAGCTCTTAGCTCCCCTATGTCCATATCCCAGCTCTTTGCTGACCTCTGCCACGGGAACCTCCTGCCTGGTTGCACAGTGTTGGTCACCAGCCGGCCTAAGAGGCTACCTGACTTCTTATTCTATACAGTAGGTGTGTTGGcagaaatttggggatttgaCCATGAGAAGGTGGAGGAATATGTTAGCCACTATTTCTGTCAGCATTCATTCAGAGAACAAGCTATTGCTCACGTGAAGAACAGCACCAAACTCCTCAGCATGTGCCTCATCCCTGCTCTGTGTAACATTGTGTGCATCTGCTTGGAGTATTTGTTCCTCAAACACCAGATGAGTGTGGAGCTTCCTCAGACTATGACACAGTTTTATATCAAAATGTTTCTCATCTTCCTGAACAAGCAGCAAGGAGACTGTGCAGGTGATGAGGAGACTCAGCTGAACTGTAACAAAAAGGCCATTTTGGGTCTGTTTGATCTTGCACTGAGAGGCCTGGAAGAGAAGAAACTTGTGTTTTATGTCAGTGATATTCCTGAGGATGTGAAGGAATTTGCTTCCTTGCATGGATTGCTGACTGTCTTTGAGGTGAAGACGAGTGGCACTTGCCCAGAGGTTGGCTATGCCTTTGTGCACTTGAGCTTGCAGGAGTTTTTTGCAGCACTGTGTCTCATGGTGAGCAGGAGGGTGGACAAGAACTACCTGAAGAAGAAGTTCTTCTTGAAGTCAAAGTGGACTTTAAAGACTGAGACAAAGACCGAGTTTACGGAGAGTTTTCACATATTTCTCTCAGGCTTGTCATCAAGAGAGTGTAGGACATTCCtcatgctgctggcagagcaagATGAAGCTTGggtgcaggaaaagcaggatgtGATACTGCAGTCCCTCAGGAAACTGGCAGCCACTCATCTGTCAGGGCCTAAGGTCCTTGAGCTCTGCCACTGCACCTTTGAAACACAAAACCTCGAAGTAGCCCAGCACATTGGGAGCCTGCTGAATTTCAAGTATGAGTTTAAAAACTTCAGACTGACAACGCTGGACATGTTGGCTTTGGTTTTTGTCATAAACTCGGGCCAGGATTtgatttgtttggattttgcaGGATGTCTTGTGGACACTGACTGTTTGGAGGTTCTGGCTGGCTGTAAAAATGTGGAACACTTGAG CTTTCGTAGCAGGAGATGTGGTGAtgactttgctgctgctctttcaaAGAGCTTAAAAGGAATGGGAAACCTGAAGAAATTAGA GCTGACAGGCGGGAGCATCACAGCCGAGGGGATGACTAACTTGGTCCAGGCGGCATCACAGTGCCTCCAGCTTGAGGAAATAAA CTTGCAGGGCAATCGGATTCGGGATCCAGAAGTGAAGAGGGTGATGGACCTGTTTTCCAGAatggaaaagctgaagaaagTAGA CCTGAGCAACAACCATCTTTCCTTGAATGCTGTTCTCAGTTTGGCAAAGGAAGGCATCGCGTGTCAAAATGTTACGGAACTGTGTGCCAG GGTGGACAccatgattatttatttttctggcgCGTCTGAGAAAGCTCAAAG ATCTCCGGATTTGAAGTTGGAAGGGAATAAAGAACACATAATTCCAACTAGACATGTGAATTTATG CTTGCAGGATCACAGGCTGTTTTCCCAACATGCCAAGATGATTGTGGCCAttctgcagagctgtccctgtcTCTCTGAAGTGGA TTTATCAGGCAACAAGCTTGGAGATGAAGGCTGCAGTTGTCTGCTGGAAAGCCTCCCCTGTATATCAATTTCAAAGCAGCTGAA ccTCAGTCAAAACCGCCTCTCTGTCACTGGCATTTGCAGCCTGTTGAAGTCAGTAAATACCTGCCAGAAGGTGATGGAGCTGCAGGTCAG CCTTTGTCGTGATACTGCAGTCCTGAGGTTTAGAGAAGACAGGGAGTTTGCTTCCCTTCCTCCTAG GGAAGAGCCTTTGTTCTCTACTGATGACCAAGAGCATGGGGAGGAAAACCAGACACCAACCACCTCCCAAAAAATAAG ACTGACAGACTGTAATTTTCAAGCCAGTGACCTGAAGAATGTGTGTGCAGTCCTGAAGGAGTGTGGCCACATCTCTGAGCTGGA TCTATCACAGAATTATCTGGGAGATGAGGGACTTTTGCAGCTGTTTCAGTGCCTcccaaaactgaaaatgttacGTTCTCTCAA gTTTAACAACAACCAGATCTCCCTCAACTCTGTGTTTTTCTTAGCTCAGTCATTAACTACACTGGAACACATTAAAACAATGAGCCTCAG CTTAGGACACACACAGGTGGTTCATCTGACCTTTTGGGAAAGAGTCAG AAGTACCAGCAGATGGAGAAGTGGTTCCCTGGCACGTCCCAAGCAGGAAGCAAAAGGACAGTGCTTTAG TCTCAGGGACTGCAGAGTGGGTCTGGAGGATGTGACCAGGCTGTGCCAGATACTGGCTCGCTGTCCCCAGCTGACAGAAATCAA TCTGTCTGGAAATTCACTGAGTGACCAGAGCATCGAGAGATTGCTGAGCTTTCTGCCATCCCTCTGTCATCTGTCACTACTGAG TATTAGGAAAAACTCCTTGTCCCCACGTTGTGCTGTTTTACTCCTCAACTCCATCAACCTCTGTGAGCGGATCAGAGTGGTGGAAGTCCG GTCAAGTGAAAATGCCTTCTTGCATTTAGGAGCGAGCATGCAAAGCCAAAAGACATCCTGCAG GCTGACAGGCTGTGCCATTGGAGAAGGGCAGGTAGAGGagctctgcagcatcctggAGCAGCACGGGTGGCTGGCAGAAGTAGA TCTCTCCAGGAATCAGCTGGGAGATGAAGGCCTGAGGTGCCTCTTGGACCACTTGCATCGAGTGCCTGGCACCTGTTCCCTCAA TCTCAGCCATAATGGGATTTCTCAGGATGGGGTCCTACATCTCATAAATGCCTTTGTCACATCTGGAAACACCACTGAAGTTCAAGTCAG TTTGTGCTCCAAAGCAACTTTAATCATCAAGCTGACAAGCGGACATGACCCAAGAAAGATTTTGAG ACTGGCAGAGTGCAACTTTCAGCCAGAGCACTTGGAAAAGTTGTTCTTGCTCCTGGAAAAGTGCACCAGTCTGACAGAGTACAC GTCCTCAAATAACAACATGACAGTCCAAGCTGCAGAAAGACTTCTGCATTCCCTGAGGAAAGATCTGGGGCTGCTGAAAATCAG CATAGAAGAGCCATGGGTGTGCAGAGAGAGAGTCGTGACCCTTCTCGAGCTGGCTGTCCAGGCCTCTGGAAACATTACTGAGATCAC GATATGTAAAGACAAAACCCTCTTCCAATTAGTCATAAGATTCCCACACTGCCTGGAGAAGACAGAATCAGTCGTTAGCAG ACTGAGTCTGTGCAAACCAGAAATGAAGCActccttctgccaaaggctttGTGAAAAGTGTGCTCAGCTTCAGCAGCTGAG ATGGTCTCACATGGAACTCCAAGAGGATGAAGCAGAAATGCTAGTCAGGATTTTGCTGCCCCTTCCAGAGCTGAAGACGTTTGG GCTGACCTCTAGCAGTGTTGCACCAGCTGGAATTGATTATTTGATCTCAGGCTTGCAGAATTGCCAGGCCATTGAAGAACTCAA CCTGGGCTACATGAaactcagcagtgctgccatCCCTGGGCTTGTGCTGGGCCTGTGTGAGATGCCATCCCTGAAAAGGCTGAT CTTGAACCACAACAGTATTGGTAACGATGGCTGCTCCAGACTGGCAGAAGCCTTGAGGAAAATGCACAACATGGAGGAAATCAA TTTAAGCCACAACGAGATTGGATATCCAGGCCTGATAAATcttgctgctgtcctgctggaaaTGCAAAACCTGAAGAAAATCGA CCTTTCAGGGAACTGTCCTAGTCCTGCTGGAGGGGAAAAGCTGGTGGAAGCTCTTGCCCATTGCAAGCACATCAAGGAGTTACT ACTATCAAGGAATGGTTTTGGAGACAGGACAGCAGTGACACTTGCCCTTGGTCTGCCTCACATGACCAACCTGAAGATCCTGCA CTTCCAGAACAATAACatcaggcaggcaggagggctggagctggCCAGAGCCCTGGTGGTGTGTGGGCTGCTGGAAGAGATAAG TATAGCAGAAAATGACCTTGGGGAACAGAGTATCCGTGCCCTGTCCGAGGGGCTGCCGTGCTTCAGACACCTCCGGAAGATCGA CTTGAAATTCTGTGGAATCACTGATGATGCTTCAAAATCGCTCTCTCTCGGCTTCCGACAGTGCCCTTCCATGGAGGAGATAAT ACTGTCTTGGAATGCCCTTGGAGATGGAGGAGCCCGAGAGTTGGCCACTGCTCTCCCAAAGATGGAAAAGCTGAAGGTGTTAGA cctggagaaaaacCGCATAGGAGCCTGTGGGGCCACAAAGCTCGCGGAGGAACTTGCCACCTGCCCAGAAATTGAGTCCATAAG GCTGTGGGGCAATCCAGTGCCCAAGGGCCTTCCTGAGGCTTTGACAAGCCAAGACCCAAGACTGTGTTTCTCCTTCAGCTAG